From one bacterium genomic stretch:
- the rplJ gene encoding 50S ribosomal protein L10 produces MARPEKIAQVEAIAAHLQSAQSTVLADYSGTTVAQMTEFRAKCREKHVVCRVVKNRLAKIAADKADLPQLKEHLSGPIALIMGPESQVDPARLVVDFAKDVATLEVRGGFMDGGFLSPAQVVALSLIPSRDVLYAKMMGSINSPLSGIACVTSGVLSALARATDAVAKQKAS; encoded by the coding sequence ATGGCACGTCCGGAAAAAATCGCCCAGGTCGAGGCGATCGCCGCCCATCTCCAGTCCGCCCAGAGCACAGTTCTGGCCGACTACTCGGGGACCACGGTGGCGCAGATGACCGAATTCCGAGCCAAGTGCAGGGAAAAACACGTCGTCTGCCGGGTGGTGAAGAACCGCCTCGCGAAGATCGCCGCCGACAAGGCGGATTTGCCTCAACTCAAGGAGCATCTCTCGGGCCCGATCGCGCTGATCATGGGACCCGAGAGCCAGGTCGACCCGGCCAGGCTGGTAGTCGACTTCGCCAAGGATGTCGCGACCCTCGAAGTGAGGGGTGGCTTCATGGACGGGGGTTTCCTGTCCCCGGCCCAGGTCGTCGCCTTGTCCTTGATTCCGAGTCGCGACGTACTCTACGCGAAGATGATGGGCAGCATCAACTCGCCGCTCAGCGGCATCGCCTGCGTGACCAGCGGTGTGCTAAGCGCCTTGGCGCGCGCCACAGACGCGGTCGCGAAGCAGAAGGCGTCCTGA
- the rplA gene encoding 50S ribosomal protein L1 yields MKHGKTWRQGRELVDRTRTYALEEALSLLESLPRVKFDESVDMAVRLNVNPRHADQNVRGTVVLPKGTGKDVRVLVITRGPKEQEAQEAGADMVGADEFLAKIDNGWTDVDVIIATPDMMGELGKRGRILGPRGLMPNPKVGTVTMDVDKAVREAKAGRVEYRVDKAGIIHVAVGKRSFSTDDLLENVRTLYKELIRVKPASVKGPYVGSVFISGTMTPGIRVDHVAMNR; encoded by the coding sequence ATGAAGCACGGCAAGACATGGCGGCAGGGCAGGGAGCTGGTCGACAGAACCAGGACCTACGCCCTCGAGGAGGCCCTGTCACTCCTGGAATCCCTGCCCAGGGTGAAGTTCGACGAATCCGTTGACATGGCCGTCAGGCTCAACGTCAACCCCCGGCACGCGGATCAGAACGTGCGCGGGACCGTCGTACTGCCCAAGGGAACGGGCAAGGACGTGCGGGTGCTCGTAATCACCCGCGGCCCCAAGGAACAGGAGGCGCAGGAAGCCGGAGCCGACATGGTGGGAGCCGACGAGTTCCTCGCCAAGATCGACAACGGCTGGACAGACGTGGACGTCATCATCGCCACGCCCGACATGATGGGCGAGCTCGGCAAGCGGGGCCGTATCCTCGGTCCGCGCGGGCTGATGCCCAATCCCAAGGTCGGCACGGTGACGATGGATGTGGACAAGGCGGTCCGAGAGGCCAAGGCCGGTCGCGTGGAGTACCGCGTCGACAAGGCGGGCATCATTCACGTGGCGGTCGGCAAACGATCCTTCAGCACGGACGATCTCCTGGAGAACGTCCGGACGCTGTACAAGGAGCTGATTCGCGTGAAACCGGCTTCGGTAAAGGGCCCGTACGTCGGCTCGGTCTTCATCTCGGGGACCATGACGCCGGGCATACGCGTCGACCACGTCGCCATGAACCGCTAG
- the rplK gene encoding 50S ribosomal protein L11 encodes MAKKVLAQIKLQIQAGKANPAPPVGPALGQHGVSIMEFCNAFNERTKEQMGLVIPAVITIYQDRSFSFITKTPPASILLKKAAGLESGSSEPSKTVCGRVTPQQIREIAEMKMVDLNAGTIEAAMKIIAGTARSMGLEVR; translated from the coding sequence ATGGCCAAGAAAGTCCTCGCTCAGATCAAGTTGCAGATCCAGGCCGGCAAGGCCAATCCCGCCCCTCCGGTGGGACCGGCGCTCGGCCAGCATGGCGTGAGCATCATGGAATTCTGCAACGCGTTCAACGAGCGCACGAAGGAACAGATGGGCCTGGTGATCCCAGCGGTCATCACGATCTATCAGGACCGGAGTTTCTCGTTCATTACCAAGACTCCTCCTGCCTCTATCCTGCTCAAGAAGGCGGCCGGTCTCGAATCCGGCAGCAGTGAGCCGAGCAAGACGGTCTGCGGCAGGGTGACGCCACAGCAGATCCGCGAGATCGCGGAGATGAAGATGGTGGACCTCAACGCCGGGACCATCGAGGCGGCGATGAAGATCATCGCCGGCACAGCTCGCAGCATGGGACTGGAGGTCCGTTAG
- the nusG gene encoding transcription termination/antitermination protein NusG — MRWYVIHANTGHEDKVRRNIEMAIKANDLEELFGDILVATQDVTEMRNGKRTTSKRKFFPSYVLVEMVMTKETQHFINSIPGVTRFIGGTQLRPQPISSVEVDRILDRTNKAEEGGSVLEIPYQVGDSVQVIDGPFSDWVGVINEINQDKGKLKVMISIFGSETPVELDFLQVKEI; from the coding sequence ATGCGCTGGTACGTGATCCATGCCAACACGGGCCACGAGGACAAGGTCCGGCGCAACATCGAGATGGCCATCAAGGCCAACGACCTGGAAGAGCTGTTCGGCGACATCCTGGTCGCGACCCAGGACGTCACCGAGATGCGCAACGGGAAGCGCACCACGTCGAAGCGGAAGTTCTTCCCGAGCTACGTGCTCGTCGAGATGGTCATGACAAAGGAAACGCAGCACTTCATCAACTCGATCCCCGGCGTCACGCGTTTCATCGGTGGCACCCAGCTGAGGCCGCAGCCGATCTCCTCCGTGGAGGTCGACCGCATCCTGGACCGCACGAACAAGGCCGAGGAGGGCGGCAGCGTGCTGGAGATCCCCTACCAGGTGGGCGACAGCGTGCAGGTGATCGACGGCCCCTTCTCCGACTGGGTGGGGGTCATCAACGAGATCAATCAGGACAAGGGCAAGCTGAAGGTGATGATCTCGATCTTCGGTTCGGAGACGCCGGTCGAACTGGATTTCTTGCAAGTGAAGGAAATCTGA